In Deinococcus reticulitermitis, a single window of DNA contains:
- the trpD gene encoding anthranilate phosphoribosyltransferase, translating into MRPAVPIHARLMNGEVLSQADAKAFMREVMSGEMSSMRLAAALAALRVRGETPDEIAGFAQAMRENAVTVPVRPREVLMDVVGTGGDGAHTFNISTTTVFVLAGAGVPIAKHGNRAASSRSGSADVLEALGVNLDAAPEVIAGAIDTLGIGFMFARNYHPALRYAAAVRSDLAARTVFNVLGPLANPAGATHLVVGVYSAGLTHVLAEVFRLLGAQGATVVYGDGLDEFTVCGPNTVSGLRGGEIVDRTMHPEEFGVSLYPREAIVGGTPAENAEITRALLTGGGTPAQRDIVALNAGAALRTAERVGSIREGVEQAREVMRGGQGWEMLQNYAALTRGERVRG; encoded by the coding sequence ATGAGGCCCGCCGTACCCATCCACGCCCGGCTGATGAACGGCGAGGTGCTCAGCCAGGCCGATGCCAAGGCGTTCATGCGCGAGGTGATGTCGGGCGAGATGAGCAGCATGCGCCTCGCGGCGGCCCTCGCGGCCCTGCGCGTACGCGGCGAGACACCGGACGAGATCGCCGGGTTTGCTCAGGCCATGCGTGAGAACGCGGTGACCGTGCCGGTGCGCCCACGCGAGGTGCTGATGGACGTGGTGGGCACCGGGGGTGACGGAGCGCACACCTTCAACATCTCGACGACCACGGTGTTCGTGCTCGCGGGGGCCGGCGTGCCCATCGCCAAGCACGGCAACCGCGCGGCGAGTTCGCGCTCGGGCAGCGCCGACGTGCTCGAAGCGCTCGGGGTCAACCTCGACGCGGCGCCTGAGGTGATCGCGGGGGCCATCGACACGCTCGGCATCGGCTTCATGTTCGCGCGCAACTACCACCCGGCCCTGCGGTACGCGGCGGCGGTGCGCTCAGATCTCGCGGCCCGCACGGTGTTCAACGTGCTCGGCCCACTCGCCAATCCGGCGGGCGCCACCCACCTCGTCGTGGGGGTCTACAGCGCCGGGCTCACGCACGTGCTCGCGGAGGTGTTCCGGCTGCTCGGCGCCCAGGGCGCCACGGTGGTCTACGGCGACGGCCTCGACGAGTTCACCGTCTGCGGTCCCAACACCGTCTCGGGGCTGCGCGGCGGCGAGATCGTCGACCGGACCATGCACCCCGAGGAATTCGGCGTCTCGCTCTACCCGAGGGAAGCCATCGTGGGGGGCACTCCCGCCGAAAACGCCGAGATCACCCGCGCCCTCCTGACCGGCGGCGGCACCCCGGCGCAGCGCGACATCGTGGCGCTCAATGCCGGCGCCGCCCTGCGCACCGCCGAGCGCGTCGGCAGCATCCGCGAGGGCGTCGAGCAGGCGCGCGAGGTGATGCGGGGCGGGCAGGGCTGGGAGATGTTGCAGAACTACGCGGCCTTGACGCGGGGGGAACGGGTCCGGGGCTAA
- a CDS encoding NUDIX domain-containing protein: MTDIRLPIGKDIFALRVGLLCSDGGRLLLNTAEDFAYLPGGAVQTGETLRGAAEREWAEETGGPAGELRLLGLIETFLALGGQRWHELGFYFGMARPPQGWPAHGRPLGDQSDHVMVWQEPGEWGAAPRFRLAPYVPELLGVPAGDPLHRVHRELPAWEGPDLRFGAGGVGVQVRVNLLHVRRGRLLTCTEPGSDFWFTPGGTVRLGETLHAAALREWQEETGVAAEGAELLGFSEGFDPARNGQQLSFHFRMECSAELPDGPFPEQGGVGLWLDWVPLSELDTLPVHPAGLRELLTDARR, encoded by the coding sequence GTGACCGACATCCGCTTGCCCATCGGAAAGGACATCTTCGCCCTGCGCGTCGGGCTGCTGTGCTCGGATGGCGGAAGGCTGCTGCTGAACACTGCCGAGGACTTCGCCTACCTCCCCGGCGGCGCCGTGCAGACCGGCGAGACGCTGCGCGGGGCCGCTGAGCGCGAATGGGCCGAGGAAACCGGCGGCCCGGCGGGTGAGCTGCGGCTTCTCGGGCTGATCGAAACTTTCCTGGCACTCGGCGGGCAGCGCTGGCACGAACTCGGGTTCTATTTCGGGATGGCGCGGCCCCCTCAGGGCTGGCCGGCCCACGGCAGGCCCCTCGGGGATCAGTCGGATCACGTGATGGTGTGGCAGGAACCGGGGGAATGGGGCGCGGCGCCGCGCTTTCGACTCGCGCCGTATGTGCCCGAACTGCTCGGCGTGCCCGCCGGTGACCCCCTGCACCGCGTCCACCGCGAGCTGCCCGCCTGGGAGGGACCGGACCTGCGCTTCGGGGCCGGCGGCGTGGGGGTGCAGGTCCGCGTGAACCTGCTGCATGTGCGCCGGGGGCGGCTGCTCACCTGCACCGAGCCGGGCTCGGACTTCTGGTTCACGCCGGGCGGCACGGTTCGGCTGGGAGAGACCCTGCACGCCGCCGCGCTGCGCGAGTGGCAGGAAGAAACCGGCGTCGCGGCGGAGGGCGCCGAACTGCTCGGTTTCAGCGAAGGTTTTGATCCAGCGCGGAACGGCCAGCAGCTCAGCTTTCATTTCCGGATGGAGTGCAGCGCCGAGCTACCGGACGGCCCGTTTCCCGAGCAAGGCGGCGTCGGGCTGTGGCTCGACTGGGTGCCGCTCTCCGAGCTGGACACGCTTCCCGTTCACCCCGCCGGGCTGCGCGAACTGCTGACGGACGCGCGGCGCTGA
- a CDS encoding ATP-dependent helicase, translating to MTSGPDIWTQLNEPQAQAADHFTGPALVIAGAGSGKTRTLIYRIAHLIGHYGVHPGEILAVTFTNKAAAEMRERAGHLVPGADALWMSTFHSAGVRILRAYGEHIGLRRGFVIYDDDDQLDILKEVMGSVPGIGPETHPRVLRGIIDRAKSNLLTPDDLDRARDPFISGLPRESAAEAYRRYEARKRGQNAIDFGDLITETVRLFKEVPEVLDRVQNRAKFIHVDEYQDTNKAQYELTKLLASRDRNLLVVGDPDQSIYKFRGADIQNILDFQKDYPDAKIYRLEHNYRSSARVLSAANKLIENNTERLEKTLKAVKEEGHPVTFHRATDHRSEGDYVAEWLTRLHGEGRAWKDMAILYRTNAQSRVLEESLRRVQIPAKIVGGVGFYDRREIRDILAYARLALNPDDDVALRRIIGRPRRGIGDTALQKLMEWARQNGTSVLTACAQAAEAGILERGANRATEFAELMASLSEAADNYEPAPFLRFVMEASGYLDLLRQEGQEGQVRLENLDELVNAAEEWSRENEGSIADFLDDAALLSSVDDMRTKAENKGAPEDAVTLMTLHNAKGLEFPVVFIVGVEQGLLPSKGAIAEGPGGIEEERRLFYVGITRAMERLLMTAAQNRMQFGKTNAAEDSDFLEDIEGLFDTVDPYGQVVEYRARTWKDFRAAPPAATPAVKNTSPLTAELAYRGGEAVRHPKFGEGQVLAVAGVGERQEVTVHFPSAGIKKLLVKFANLQKL from the coding sequence GTGACTTCCGGCCCCGACATCTGGACGCAGCTCAATGAACCGCAGGCCCAGGCCGCCGACCACTTCACCGGCCCCGCCCTGGTGATTGCGGGCGCGGGCAGCGGCAAGACGCGCACCCTGATCTACCGCATCGCCCACCTGATCGGGCATTACGGCGTCCACCCCGGCGAAATTCTCGCCGTGACCTTTACCAACAAGGCCGCCGCCGAGATGCGCGAGCGTGCCGGCCACCTCGTGCCGGGCGCCGACGCGCTGTGGATGAGCACCTTCCACTCGGCGGGCGTGCGGATTCTGCGGGCCTACGGCGAGCACATCGGCCTACGGCGCGGCTTCGTGATCTACGACGACGACGACCAGCTCGACATTCTCAAGGAAGTGATGGGCTCGGTCCCCGGTATCGGCCCCGAGACCCACCCGCGTGTGCTGCGCGGCATCATCGACCGCGCCAAGAGCAACCTGCTCACGCCTGACGACCTGGACCGCGCGCGCGACCCCTTCATCAGCGGCCTGCCGCGCGAGTCGGCGGCGGAAGCCTACCGGCGCTACGAGGCGCGCAAGCGGGGGCAGAACGCCATCGATTTCGGAGACCTGATCACGGAAACGGTGCGGCTTTTTAAAGAAGTACCGGAAGTCCTCGACCGGGTGCAGAACCGCGCGAAATTCATCCACGTCGATGAGTATCAGGACACGAACAAGGCGCAGTACGAATTGACAAAGCTTTTGGCCTCGAGGGATAGAAATTTGCTCGTTGTTGGGGACCCAGACCAGAGCATCTATAAATTTCGTGGCGCTGATATTCAGAACATCCTCGATTTTCAAAAGGATTACCCCGACGCCAAGATCTACCGCCTCGAACACAACTACCGCTCCAGCGCCCGCGTCCTGAGCGCTGCCAACAAATTGATCGAGAACAACACCGAGCGCCTCGAAAAGACGCTCAAGGCGGTCAAGGAAGAGGGCCACCCCGTCACCTTCCACCGCGCGACCGACCACCGCAGCGAGGGCGACTACGTGGCCGAGTGGCTCACGCGGCTGCACGGTGAGGGCCGCGCCTGGAAGGACATGGCGATTCTCTACCGCACGAACGCCCAGTCGCGCGTCCTCGAAGAGTCGCTGCGGCGGGTGCAGATTCCGGCGAAGATCGTGGGCGGCGTGGGGTTCTACGACCGGCGCGAGATTCGGGACATCCTCGCCTACGCGCGGCTCGCGCTCAACCCCGACGACGACGTGGCGCTGCGGCGCATCATCGGGCGGCCCCGGCGCGGCATCGGGGACACGGCGCTGCAAAAGCTGATGGAGTGGGCGCGGCAAAATGGCACCTCGGTCCTGACCGCCTGCGCCCAGGCCGCCGAGGCGGGCATCCTGGAGCGCGGCGCGAACCGGGCCACCGAATTTGCCGAGCTGATGGCGTCTCTGAGCGAGGCCGCCGACAACTACGAGCCCGCGCCTTTCCTGCGCTTCGTGATGGAGGCGAGCGGATACCTCGACCTATTGCGCCAGGAGGGACAGGAAGGCCAAGTCCGGCTCGAAAACCTCGACGAACTCGTGAACGCCGCCGAGGAGTGGTCGCGCGAGAACGAGGGGAGCATCGCCGATTTCCTCGACGACGCCGCGCTGCTCTCCAGCGTGGACGACATGCGCACGAAGGCCGAGAACAAGGGCGCCCCCGAAGACGCCGTCACCCTGATGACGCTGCACAACGCCAAGGGTCTGGAGTTCCCCGTCGTATTCATCGTGGGTGTCGAGCAGGGCCTGCTGCCGAGCAAGGGCGCGATTGCCGAGGGACCGGGCGGCATCGAGGAGGAGCGGCGGCTCTTTTACGTCGGCATCACGCGGGCGATGGAGCGGCTTCTGATGACCGCCGCGCAAAACCGCATGCAGTTCGGCAAGACGAACGCCGCCGAGGACAGCGATTTTCTCGAAGACATCGAAGGGCTCTTCGACACCGTGGACCCTTACGGCCAGGTTGTCGAGTACCGCGCCCGAACCTGGAAGGACTTCCGCGCCGCACCCCCGGCGGCCACCCCCGCCGTCAAGAACACCAGCCCGCTCACCGCCGAACTCGCCTACCGGGGCGGCGAGGCGGTGAGGCACCCCAAGTTCGGCGAAGGGCAGGTGCTCGCGGTGGCGGGCGTGGGCGAGCGGCAGGAAGTGACCGTCCATTTCCCCAGCGCCGGCATCAAGAAGCTGCTCGTGAAGTTCGCCAACCTGCAGAAGCTCTGA
- the uvrA gene encoding excinuclease ABC subunit UvrA — MQGDLTVRGAREHNLKDITVSFPRDRFVVITGVSGSGKSTLAFDTIYAEGQRRYVESLSAYARQFLGLMEKPDVDSITGLSPAISIDQKTTSHNPRSTVGTVTEIHDYLRLLYARVGTPYCPLCGRKIEKQSPSEITDRLLGGFGDKRAILLAPVVRGRKGEYKKLFADLRREGFARVRVDGTLYELEEAEKLKLEKFEKHDVDVVIDRLTLRGGDRTRIAESVELGLRRGEGLLRVLLPDGGEGGEAHEELYSEKFACPEHGSVLEELEPRSFSFNSPYGACGECTGLGHKQEFSPELVIDEKLSVAEGAILPWTKKGTDAGIYYWDKLKALAEHLDFDLKTPWRELPAKAQKAVLHGPGEPFQVIYRRGGKETMRFMTEFEGVIPNLERRYADTESDFMREKLEELMELRPCPTCGGTRYKPEILAVRVGGLNISQASGMSVLDADAYFGQLQEGTLNHDAIAPHLKGHVGGTARAHSPRHYEYALGEFGAAVAAPILRAIRTRLRFLVDVGLDYLSLDRTANTLSGGEAQRIRLATQVGSGLTGVLYVLDEPSIGLHPKDNGRLIGTLKNLRDLGNTLLVVEHDEDTMLAADYLIDMGPGAGVHGGEVVACGTPEEVREAEGSLTGQYLRGELKIEVPAERRRGNGKRLEVFGAREHNLQDVNIAIPLGTMTVVTGPSGSGKSTLIHDILHATLARELNGAKTTPGKFDRIAGMEHLDKVIEIDQSPIGRTPRSNPATYTGVFTEIRDLFTRTPEARRRGYLAGRFSFNVKGGRCEHCKGDGVMKIEMNFLPDIYVPCEVCKGARYNRETLEVRYNGKTIADVLDMTVEEASTFFEAIPPIGRKMELLLDVGLGYMRIGQPSTTLSGGEAQRVKLATELSKRATGKTIYILDEPTTGLHFEDVRKLMEVLQRLAEGGNTLVIIEHNLDVMKCADYVIDLGPEGGVRGGTVVATGTPEEVAAHATSYTGEYLRRVPGIVPATPREVVAAGGGSKTPAKKGRAKTVGA, encoded by the coding sequence TTGCAAGGCGACCTGACCGTTCGCGGCGCCCGCGAACACAACCTCAAGGACATCACCGTCTCGTTTCCCCGCGACCGCTTCGTGGTGATCACCGGGGTCTCGGGCAGCGGCAAGAGCACGCTCGCCTTCGACACCATCTACGCCGAGGGCCAGCGCCGCTACGTCGAGAGCCTCTCGGCCTACGCGCGGCAGTTTCTCGGCTTGATGGAAAAACCGGACGTGGACTCGATCACCGGCCTCTCGCCCGCCATCTCCATCGACCAGAAGACGACGAGCCACAACCCGCGCAGCACGGTCGGCACCGTCACCGAGATCCACGACTACCTCCGGCTGCTGTATGCCCGCGTCGGCACGCCCTACTGCCCGCTGTGTGGGCGCAAGATCGAGAAGCAGAGCCCCTCAGAGATCACGGACCGGCTGCTCGGCGGCTTCGGGGACAAGCGCGCGATCCTGCTCGCCCCAGTGGTGCGCGGGCGCAAGGGCGAGTACAAGAAACTCTTTGCCGACCTGCGCCGCGAGGGCTTCGCGCGGGTGCGGGTGGACGGCACGCTCTACGAACTCGAAGAAGCCGAGAAGCTCAAGCTCGAAAAGTTCGAGAAGCACGACGTGGACGTGGTGATCGACCGCCTGACCCTGCGCGGAGGCGACCGCACCCGCATTGCCGAGAGCGTGGAACTCGGGCTGCGCCGGGGCGAGGGGCTGCTGCGCGTGCTGCTGCCCGACGGCGGGGAAGGTGGAGAGGCGCACGAGGAGCTCTACTCCGAGAAGTTCGCCTGCCCGGAACACGGCAGCGTGCTTGAGGAGCTCGAGCCGCGCTCGTTTTCCTTCAACTCGCCCTACGGCGCGTGCGGTGAGTGCACGGGCCTCGGGCACAAGCAGGAATTCAGCCCCGAACTCGTGATCGACGAGAAGCTCAGCGTCGCTGAGGGCGCGATCCTGCCCTGGACGAAAAAGGGCACCGACGCCGGCATCTATTACTGGGACAAGCTCAAGGCGCTCGCCGAGCACCTCGACTTCGATCTCAAGACGCCGTGGCGCGAACTGCCGGCGAAGGCGCAGAAGGCCGTGCTGCACGGTCCCGGCGAACCCTTTCAGGTGATCTACCGGCGCGGCGGCAAGGAAACGATGCGCTTCATGACCGAGTTCGAGGGGGTCATTCCCAACCTCGAGCGGCGCTACGCCGATACCGAGTCCGACTTCATGCGCGAGAAGCTCGAGGAGCTGATGGAGCTGCGCCCCTGCCCGACCTGCGGCGGCACCCGCTACAAGCCCGAGATCCTGGCGGTGCGGGTGGGCGGGCTGAACATCTCGCAGGCGAGCGGCATGAGCGTGCTGGATGCCGACGCCTATTTCGGGCAGTTGCAGGAAGGCACCCTCAACCACGACGCGATCGCCCCGCACCTCAAGGGGCACGTCGGCGGCACGGCCCGGGCACACAGCCCGCGCCACTACGAGTACGCGCTCGGTGAGTTCGGCGCGGCGGTGGCGGCCCCGATCCTGCGCGCGATCCGCACCCGGCTGAGGTTCCTGGTCGACGTGGGGCTCGACTACCTCTCGCTCGACCGCACCGCCAACACCCTCTCGGGCGGCGAGGCGCAGCGCATCCGGCTCGCGACCCAGGTGGGCTCGGGGCTGACTGGCGTGCTGTACGTCCTCGACGAGCCGTCGATCGGGCTGCATCCTAAAGACAATGGGCGCCTGATCGGCACGCTGAAAAACCTGCGCGACCTCGGCAACACGCTGCTCGTAGTGGAGCACGACGAGGACACGATGCTCGCCGCCGACTACCTGATCGACATGGGACCCGGTGCGGGCGTCCACGGCGGCGAGGTGGTGGCCTGCGGCACGCCCGAGGAGGTGCGGGAGGCCGAGGGCAGCCTTACCGGGCAGTACCTGCGCGGCGAACTCAAGATCGAGGTTCCGGCAGAGCGGCGCCGGGGCAACGGCAAGCGGCTGGAGGTCTTCGGGGCGCGCGAGCACAACCTTCAGGACGTGAACATCGCGATTCCCCTCGGCACGATGACGGTGGTGACCGGGCCGAGCGGCTCGGGCAAGTCCACCCTGATCCACGACATCCTGCACGCCACGCTCGCCCGCGAACTCAACGGCGCCAAGACCACCCCAGGCAAGTTCGACCGTATCGCGGGTATGGAGCACCTCGACAAGGTGATCGAGATTGACCAGAGCCCCATCGGGCGCACGCCGCGCAGCAACCCGGCGACCTACACCGGCGTCTTCACCGAGATCCGCGACCTGTTTACCCGCACGCCGGAAGCGCGGCGCCGGGGTTACCTTGCGGGGCGCTTTTCCTTCAACGTCAAGGGCGGGCGCTGCGAACACTGCAAGGGCGACGGCGTGATGAAGATCGAGATGAACTTCCTCCCCGACATCTACGTGCCGTGCGAGGTGTGCAAGGGCGCGCGCTACAACCGCGAGACACTGGAGGTCCGGTACAACGGCAAGACCATCGCCGACGTGCTCGACATGACGGTGGAGGAAGCGAGCACCTTTTTCGAGGCGATTCCGCCCATCGGGCGCAAGATGGAACTGCTGCTCGACGTGGGGCTCGGCTACATGCGGATCGGGCAGCCCTCCACCACGCTCTCGGGCGGCGAGGCGCAGCGGGTCAAGCTCGCGACCGAACTCAGCAAGCGCGCGACCGGCAAGACGATCTACATCCTCGACGAGCCGACGACCGGGCTGCACTTCGAGGACGTGCGCAAGCTGATGGAGGTCTTGCAGCGTCTCGCCGAGGGCGGCAACACCCTGGTGATCATCGAGCACAACCTCGACGTGATGAAGTGCGCCGACTACGTAATCGACCTCGGCCCGGAGGGCGGCGTGCGCGGCGGCACCGTCGTGGCGACCGGCACGCCGGAGGAGGTGGCCGCCCACGCGACGAGCTACACCGGCGAGTACCTGCGCCGGGTGCCGGGCATCGTGCCGGCCACTCCGAGGGAAGTGGTGGCGGCCGGGGGGGGAAGCAAAACTCCGGCCAAAAAGGGGCGTGCTAAAACTGTAGGCGCATGA
- a CDS encoding homoaconitate hydratase family protein, protein MGMTIAEKILAAHSGHAQVVPGQLIECATDWVLCHEITTPAALRMLEERGMDRVFNPDQIVAVPDHSVPAMNIKAAKMYQKLKSWVQEKGIRHFYDVGRGGIAHVVLENTGLMKPGQTLVSGDSHTCNAGALGAFATGVGSTDLAGAIYAGKVWFKVPETMLIRVTGQTQPGVTPKDIVLEVIRRIGADGANYMAMEWVGDYIDALDMEGRFTLTNMAIEAGGKTGIVAVDETTRAYLRARGVEPDQYTEYQSDPDAHYKVVVEVDAAQVEPTVAYPHIPSNGRVAGSDRIRVTHAYVGSCTNGRISDLRDVARILRGRKVADDVQMIVVPATQAIWKQAAQEGLLEIFVEAGASVSYPSCGACLGMHSGVLGPDDVCISSTNRNFVGRMGDPTAQIYLASPATVAASAVTGYITDPRAYNEGSSGHAAD, encoded by the coding sequence ATGGGAATGACGATTGCGGAAAAAATCCTGGCGGCCCACAGTGGGCACGCCCAGGTGGTGCCGGGCCAACTGATCGAGTGCGCGACCGACTGGGTGCTGTGCCACGAGATCACCACCCCCGCCGCGCTGCGGATGCTCGAGGAACGCGGGATGGACCGGGTGTTCAACCCGGACCAGATCGTGGCGGTCCCCGACCACTCGGTGCCGGCGATGAACATCAAGGCCGCCAAGATGTACCAGAAGCTCAAGAGCTGGGTGCAAGAAAAGGGCATCAGGCACTTCTACGACGTGGGGCGCGGCGGCATCGCGCACGTGGTGCTGGAAAACACCGGCCTGATGAAGCCGGGGCAGACGCTGGTGTCGGGCGACTCGCACACCTGCAACGCGGGGGCGCTCGGGGCCTTTGCCACGGGCGTGGGCAGCACCGACCTCGCGGGGGCGATCTACGCGGGCAAGGTCTGGTTCAAGGTGCCCGAGACCATGCTGATCCGGGTGACCGGCCAGACGCAGCCCGGCGTGACCCCCAAAGACATCGTGCTCGAAGTGATCCGGCGCATCGGGGCCGACGGCGCGAACTACATGGCGATGGAGTGGGTCGGGGACTACATCGACGCGCTCGACATGGAGGGGCGCTTCACGCTCACCAACATGGCGATCGAGGCCGGCGGCAAGACCGGCATCGTCGCAGTGGACGAGACGACCCGCGCCTACCTGCGGGCGCGCGGCGTGGAGCCCGATCAGTACACCGAGTACCAGTCGGACCCGGACGCGCATTACAAGGTGGTCGTGGAGGTGGACGCCGCGCAGGTCGAGCCCACCGTCGCCTATCCCCACATCCCCAGCAACGGCCGGGTGGCGGGCTCAGACCGCATCCGGGTCACGCACGCCTACGTCGGAAGCTGCACCAACGGCCGCATCTCCGACCTGCGCGACGTGGCGCGCATCCTCCGGGGGCGCAAGGTGGCCGACGACGTGCAGATGATCGTGGTGCCCGCCACCCAGGCGATCTGGAAGCAGGCGGCGCAGGAGGGGCTGCTCGAGATCTTCGTGGAGGCCGGCGCCAGCGTGAGCTATCCCTCGTGCGGGGCCTGCCTGGGGATGCACTCGGGCGTGCTCGGGCCAGACGACGTGTGCATCTCGAGCACCAACCGCAACTTCGTCGGGCGCATGGGCGACCCCACCGCGCAGATCTACCTCGCCTCGCCCGCGACGGTGGCCGCGAGCGCCGTCACTGGCTACATCACTGACCCGCGCGCGTACAACGAGGGCAGCAGCGGCCACGCGGCGGACTGA
- a CDS encoding 3-isopropylmalate dehydratase small subunit has product MPTVHVFARDHINTDEIIPARHLTTDVEAELAKYAMEDYDKDFVRRVKGGDIIVAGADFGCGSSREHAVWALRGAGVAAVIAPNFARIYYRNSINNGFLALECEGIVEAFRDGDEADLDLQAGTITNTCTGQSLTFVPVPQFALDVQKAGGWLEYMKAHPGAELEGESLDTRSTQAGHGHAGQPQGDEDSKEQAKKEAPHA; this is encoded by the coding sequence ATGCCCACCGTTCACGTCTTTGCCCGCGACCACATCAACACCGACGAGATCATTCCCGCCCGCCACCTGACCACCGATGTCGAAGCCGAACTTGCCAAATACGCGATGGAAGACTACGACAAGGACTTCGTCCGGCGCGTGAAAGGGGGCGACATCATCGTCGCCGGCGCCGACTTCGGCTGCGGATCGAGCCGCGAGCACGCCGTCTGGGCGCTGCGCGGCGCGGGCGTCGCGGCGGTGATCGCGCCCAACTTCGCCCGCATCTACTACCGCAACTCGATCAACAACGGCTTTCTCGCGCTGGAGTGTGAGGGCATCGTCGAGGCCTTCCGGGACGGCGACGAGGCCGATCTCGACCTCCAGGCCGGGACCATCACCAACACCTGCACCGGCCAGAGCCTGACATTTGTGCCCGTGCCGCAGTTCGCCCTCGACGTGCAGAAAGCGGGCGGCTGGCTCGAATACATGAAGGCCCACCCGGGAGCGGAACTTGAAGGCGAGTCGCTCGACACCCGCAGCACCCAGGCCGGGCACGGCCACGCCGGTCAGCCCCAGGGCGACGAAGACTCCAAGGAGCAGGCCAAGAAGGAGGCCCCCCATGCCTAA
- the leuB gene encoding 3-isopropylmalate dehydrogenase produces the protein MPKVITLPGDGIGPEITAAAAQVLREVAPDVTLEEHALGGGAYDVYGDPFPQRTRDALSEADAVLLGTVGGAQDSPWNKLPRPQRPESGLLALRKALGCYANLRPVRVQPGLEHLSPLKPELARGVDILIVRELLGGIYFDQDRKIEGDAAYNTMRYTTPEVERVARVAFWAAEQRRGRVTSVDKANVLEVSELWRRDVQALRDRSYRGIHLNHEYVDSVAMLIVSNPSRYDVILTENLFGDILSDLAAVIPGSLGVMPSASLGDGAGLFEPIHGSAPDIAGQGVANPAAAILSAAMLLRHGLKRPDAANQVDRAVAFALRSHPTRDLGGQADTGTFTRAVLEALDTSPAVG, from the coding sequence ATGCCTAAAGTGATCACCCTCCCCGGCGACGGCATCGGCCCCGAGATCACGGCGGCCGCCGCCCAGGTGCTGCGCGAGGTGGCGCCCGACGTGACGCTCGAGGAACACGCCCTCGGCGGCGGCGCCTACGACGTGTACGGCGACCCCTTTCCGCAGCGCACCCGCGACGCGCTTTCTGAGGCGGACGCGGTGCTGCTCGGCACGGTGGGCGGCGCGCAGGACTCGCCGTGGAACAAGCTCCCCCGGCCCCAGCGTCCCGAATCCGGTCTGCTTGCCCTCAGAAAGGCGCTCGGCTGCTACGCCAACCTGCGCCCGGTGCGGGTGCAGCCGGGGCTGGAGCACCTCTCGCCCCTGAAGCCCGAACTCGCGCGCGGGGTGGACATCCTGATCGTGCGCGAGCTGCTCGGCGGCATCTACTTCGATCAGGACCGGAAGATCGAGGGGGACGCGGCGTACAACACCATGCGCTACACCACCCCCGAGGTCGAGCGGGTGGCCAGGGTGGCCTTCTGGGCCGCCGAGCAGCGGCGGGGGCGCGTGACGAGCGTGGACAAGGCCAACGTGCTCGAGGTCTCGGAGCTGTGGCGGCGCGACGTGCAGGCGCTGCGCGACCGCTCGTACCGGGGCATTCACCTGAACCACGAATACGTCGACTCGGTCGCGATGCTGATCGTGTCGAACCCCAGCCGCTACGACGTGATCCTGACCGAGAACCTCTTCGGCGACATCCTCTCGGACCTCGCCGCCGTGATTCCGGGCTCGCTCGGCGTGATGCCCTCGGCGAGCCTGGGCGACGGCGCGGGCCTGTTCGAGCCGATTCACGGTTCGGCGCCGGACATCGCCGGCCAGGGCGTCGCCAACCCCGCCGCCGCCATCCTGAGCGCCGCGATGCTGCTGCGGCACGGCCTGAAACGCCCCGACGCGGCCAATCAGGTGGACCGCGCCGTCGCCTTCGCGCTGCGCTCGCACCCCACCCGCGACCTGGGGGGCCAGGCCGACACCGGGACGTTTACCCGCGCGGTGCTCGAAGCCCTCGATACCTCGCCCGCCGTGGGCTGA